Proteins encoded in a region of the Raphanus sativus cultivar WK10039 chromosome 8, ASM80110v3, whole genome shotgun sequence genome:
- the LOC108821015 gene encoding uncharacterized protein At4g33100, giving the protein MGLLKKKDSTSTRSSTSPCADLRTAYHNCFNKWYSEKFVKGQWDKEDCVAEWNKYRDCLSENLDGKLLARMLEVDSELDLTKQADSKESSR; this is encoded by the exons ATGGGATTGTTGAAGAAAAAGGATTCAACTTCAACTCGCTCCTCTACTTCCCCCTGCGCCGATTTGCGAACTGCTTACCACAACTGCTTCAATAA ATGGTACTCGGAGAAGTTTGTGAAAGGGCAATGGGATAAAGAAGATTGTGTTGCTGAGTGGAATAAGTACAGAGACTGTCTCTCG GAGAATTTAGATGGTAAACTCCTCGCTCGCATGTTGGAGGTTGATAGTGAGCTGGATCTAACAAAGCAAGCCGATTCAAAAGAATCCAGTCGATGA